A portion of the Punica granatum isolate Tunisia-2019 chromosome 7, ASM765513v2, whole genome shotgun sequence genome contains these proteins:
- the LOC116212995 gene encoding auxin-responsive protein SAUR50-like produces MSSATEVVSKCSKIRHIVRLRQMMMRWRRKARLSAAGRVPADVPAGHVAVCVGDGRRRFVVRAAHLNHPVFRGLLMQAEEEYGFTNSGGPLVIPCDETLFEDVLRLVSRSGSSQPARTVDVKDLQRYCHVGGKSNGLDLWVESRPLLHGPIGTTGW; encoded by the coding sequence atgtcTTCGGCCACCGAAGTGGTTAGCAAATGCAGCAAGATCCGCCACATCGTGCGGCTCCGTCAGATGATGATGAGGTGGCGCCGGAAGGCACGGCTCTCAGCCGCTGGCAGGGTCCCTGCTGACGTGCCGGCAGGGCACGTGGCGGTCTGCGTGGGGGACGGTCGGAGGAGGTTCGTGGTTCGTGCAGCGCACCTGAACCACCCAGTGTTCCGGGGCCTACTCATGCAGGCCGAGGAGGAGTATGGCTTCACCAACAGCGGCGGCCCACTGGTGATCCCCTGTGATGAGACACTATTCGAGGATGTTCTCCGGCTCGTCTCCAGATCAGGGTCGAGTCAGCCGGCCCGGACCGTCGATGTCAAGGACCTGCAGAGGTACTGCCATGTTGGCGGCAAGAGTAATGGGCTCGATCTTTGGGTTGAATCTCGGCCGTTGCTTCACGGACCGATTGGAACAACCGGTTGGTGA
- the LOC116212784 gene encoding uncharacterized protein LOC116212784: MGSVSLKIGDGTARFRRATICSSAVNILMLLSVVATNIFALYAFTYSSPRAHQTLLHHTHKNVHLISEQVSLILREIDASQKKLAKMEKELLGYESLDLSRPNIASELKIFLDRHSLPLGKDSRTGITEMVASVGHSCEKSADLLSLYMTYKPLGPCPDDWSLAQKLILRGCEPLPRRRCFAKSIPKTGLRPFPVSLWKNVSDKSVSWSGLGCKSFECVNTKKITRECAGCFDLVNGYEPQKFVKARGKNDFLIDDVLTMGGGSIRIGFDIGGGSGTFAARMSERNVTMITNTLNIDAPFSEFIAARGLFPLFLSLDHRFPFYDNVFDIVHASSLLDVGPKVEKLEFLMFDIDRILRAGGLFWLDNFYCANEEKKRVLTRLIERFGYKKLKYVVGEKPDASGTGKLEVLSAVLQKPVRV; the protein is encoded by the coding sequence ATGGGGTCTGTCTCGTTGAAGATCGGCGATGGGACGGCCCGGTTCCGGCGGGCCACAATCTGCTCGTCCGCCGTCAACATACTCATGCTACTCTCCGTCGTCGCCACCAACATCTTCGCCCTATACGCCTTCACTTACTCCTCCCCCAGGGCCCACCAGACCCTCCTCCACCACACCCACAAGAACGTCCACCTCATCTCCGAGCAGGTCTCCCTCATCCTGCGGGAGATCGATGCCTCCCAGAAGAAGCTCGCGAAGATGGAGAAGGAGCTCCTCGGCTACGAAAGCCTCGACCTTTCCCGCCCCAACATCGCCTCTGAGCTCAAGATTTTCCTGGACCGCCACTCCCTTCCCCTCGGGAAGGACTCGAGGACCGGGATCACCGAGATGGTGGCCTCCGTCGGCCACTCCTGCGAGAAATCCGCCGACTTGCTGTCCCTGTACATGACCTACAAGCCCCTCGGGCCCTGCCCCGACGATTGGAGCCTTGCCCAGAAGCTGATCTTGCGCGGCTGCGAACCTCTGCCCCGGCGGAGATGCTTCGCGAAGTCGATCCCAAAAACGGGTTTGCGCCCTTTTCCCGTTTCTCTTTGGAAGAATGTCAGTGACAAGAGTGTGAGTTGGAGTGGCTTAGGATGTAAGAGCTTCGAGTGTGTGAACACTAAGAAGATCACGAGGGAGTGTGCCGGTTGCTTTGACTTGGTCAACGGGTATGAGCCTCAGAAGTTTGTTAAGGCTAGGGGTAAGAATGATTTCCTCATTGATGATGTTCTGACTATGGGTGGAGGTTCCATTAGGATTGGGTTCGATATCGGAGGTGGGTCTGGGACCTTTGCGGCGAGAATGTCTGAGAGGAACGTGACTATGATCACTAACACGTTGAACATCGATGCTCCCTTTAGCGAGTTCATTGCCGCAAGAGGGCTTTTTCCGCTGTTCCTGAGCTTGGACCATAGGTTTCCCTTCTATGATAATGTTTTCGATATCGTACATGCCTCGAGCTTATTGGATGTTGGGCCTAAGGTGGAGAAGCTGGAGTTCTTGATGTTCGATATCGATAGGATCCTGAGAGCAGGTGGGCTGTTCTGGTTGGATAACTTCTACTGTGCTaatgaggagaagaagagggttTTGACCCGATTGATTGAGCGGTTCGGGTACAAGAAGCTGAAATACGTTGTGGGAGAGAAGCCCGATGCTTCTGGGACAGGGAAGTTGGAGGTTTTATCTGCTGTCCTGCAGAAGCCGGTCAGGGTATGA
- the LOC116212783 gene encoding uncharacterized protein LOC116212783 isoform X1, which yields MGASSSTEQKEVSPEQREVEAQAASTGALPMLHKAFSRLADPQEKAIPVQSLQKCFSLSCRSPILEPPGISMPESILGLLGHLGHSIVDLFFVPGNGGLRWVEFVRGYVNCCGRMAASACLNNLLRVFKFAAERVGLAANLWFDSDGAESKVAGYLVPSDLYALLLMCSSMCWSTRMNGASKSDKGAVFYVPDIENLVCSAVVSCAEGGGNLDPWNCDIFSLEARLPAGKFLTWVLGTVPRLPDCFSQFVSATLQCSVASEDEFGPSGSSSKDSNSEWASETHLLTRGKAWAISLTFRAAASEEILRHCFSCNSNEMNQNLLYRSSIHGKGLNRFWANVDGYHGPLLILISASCEDSHHGDTSGKKWTIGVILQQGFENKDQFYGNSGNLYSIDPVFNVFLPSGKENNFVYSHLHPSGRVYEPRPKPVGIAFGGSIGNERVFVDQDFARVTIRHHAVDKTYKPGPLFPNQGFLPVDDSILEVEVWGLGGTTAKKVQTSYKKREELFTEQRRKVDLKTFASWEDSPEKMMMDMVSDPNTVRREDR from the exons ATGGGAGCCTCATCTTCAACGGAGCAGAAAGAGGTGTCGCCGGAGCAAAGAGAGGTGGAAGCGCAGGCAGCTTCCACCGGCGCTCTCCCGATGCTCCACAAGGCATTCTCCCGCCTCGCCGATCCCCAAGAGAAGGCCATCCCTGTTCAGTCTCTGCAG AAATGCTTCTCTCTCAGCTGCAGGAGCCCGATTCTCGAGCCGCCTGGAATTTCGATGCCCGAATCGATTCTGGGGTTGCTTGGACATCTGGGCCACTCCATAGTCGACCTGTTCTTCGTCCCTGGGAATGGTGGGTTGCGCTGGGTCGAGTTCGTGAGAGGATACGTCAACTGCTGCGGGAGGATGGCTGCGTCGGCCTGCCTCAATAACCTGCTCAGAGTTTTTAAGTTTGCAGCCGAAAGAGTCGGCCTGGCAGCCAACCTGTGGTTTGATTCTGATGGAGCTGAGAGTAAAGTGGCTGGATATTTAGTGCCCTCCGATCTTTATGCGCTCCTACTGATGTGTTCGAGCATGTGTTGGAGTACCAGAATGAACGGAGCTTCGAAGTCTGATAAGGGGGCTGTCTTTTATGTTCCTGATATAGAGAATCTCGTATGCTCGGCGGTTGTTTCGTGTGCCGAAGGTGGTGGAAATTTGGATCCGTGGAACTGTGATATTTTCAGTTTGGAAGCTCGGCTTCCTGCTGGGAAGTTTCTGACTTGGGTATTGGGTACCGTTCCAAGACTTCCCGACTGCTTCTCACAATTTGTCTCCGCGACCCTTCAGTGCTCGGTTGCATCAGAG GATGAATTCGGACCCTCAGGTTCATCTTCAAAAGATAGCAATTCAGAATGGGCTTCCGAGACGCACCTTCTGACTCGTGGAAAGGCATGGGCAATCTCCCTTACATTCAGAGCAGCAGCAAGTGAAGAAATTTTAAGGCATTGCTTTTCTTGCAATAGCAACGAGATGAATCAGAATCTTCTGTATCG TTCATCGATCCATGGGAAGGGCCTGAATAGGTTCTGGGCGAATGTAGATGGATATCATGGTCCGCTCCTAATTCTAATTTCTGCTTCTTGTGAGGATTCTCATCATGGTGACACGAGCGGCAAGAAATGGACCATAGGTGTAATTTTACAGCAAGGGTTTGAGAATAAGGATCAATTCTATGGAAACTCTGGGAATCTCTACTCGATAGATCCCGTCTTCAATGTCTTCTTACCCTCTG GAAAGGAGAATAATTTTGTTTACAGCCACTTGCATCCTTCGGGTAGGGTCTATGAACCTCGTCCTAAGCCTGTGGGGATCGCTTTTGGAGGAAGCATAGGGAATGAGAGAGTTTTTGTGGACCAAGATTTTGCAAGAGTAACTATTCGACATCACGCGGTTGATAAGACTTACAAACCGGGTCCCCTCTTCCCGAATCAG GGGTTTCTCCCTGTCGATGATTCGATATTAGAAGTGGAAGTTTGGGGATTGGGTGGAACAACGGCCAAGAAAGTGCAGACATCATACAAGAAAAGGGAAGAACTTTTCACGGAGCAACGGCGCAAG GTTGATTTGAAGACCTTTGCTAGCTGGGAAGACTCCCCggagaagatgatgatggaCATGGTTTCCGATCCCAACACAGTTCGGAGGGAGGACCGATGA
- the LOC116212783 gene encoding uncharacterized protein LOC116212783 isoform X2, translated as MPESILGLLGHLGHSIVDLFFVPGNGGLRWVEFVRGYVNCCGRMAASACLNNLLRVFKFAAERVGLAANLWFDSDGAESKVAGYLVPSDLYALLLMCSSMCWSTRMNGASKSDKGAVFYVPDIENLVCSAVVSCAEGGGNLDPWNCDIFSLEARLPAGKFLTWVLGTVPRLPDCFSQFVSATLQCSVASEDEFGPSGSSSKDSNSEWASETHLLTRGKAWAISLTFRAAASEEILRHCFSCNSNEMNQNLLYRSSIHGKGLNRFWANVDGYHGPLLILISASCEDSHHGDTSGKKWTIGVILQQGFENKDQFYGNSGNLYSIDPVFNVFLPSGKENNFVYSHLHPSGRVYEPRPKPVGIAFGGSIGNERVFVDQDFARVTIRHHAVDKTYKPGPLFPNQGFLPVDDSILEVEVWGLGGTTAKKVQTSYKKREELFTEQRRKVDLKTFASWEDSPEKMMMDMVSDPNTVRREDR; from the exons ATGCCCGAATCGATTCTGGGGTTGCTTGGACATCTGGGCCACTCCATAGTCGACCTGTTCTTCGTCCCTGGGAATGGTGGGTTGCGCTGGGTCGAGTTCGTGAGAGGATACGTCAACTGCTGCGGGAGGATGGCTGCGTCGGCCTGCCTCAATAACCTGCTCAGAGTTTTTAAGTTTGCAGCCGAAAGAGTCGGCCTGGCAGCCAACCTGTGGTTTGATTCTGATGGAGCTGAGAGTAAAGTGGCTGGATATTTAGTGCCCTCCGATCTTTATGCGCTCCTACTGATGTGTTCGAGCATGTGTTGGAGTACCAGAATGAACGGAGCTTCGAAGTCTGATAAGGGGGCTGTCTTTTATGTTCCTGATATAGAGAATCTCGTATGCTCGGCGGTTGTTTCGTGTGCCGAAGGTGGTGGAAATTTGGATCCGTGGAACTGTGATATTTTCAGTTTGGAAGCTCGGCTTCCTGCTGGGAAGTTTCTGACTTGGGTATTGGGTACCGTTCCAAGACTTCCCGACTGCTTCTCACAATTTGTCTCCGCGACCCTTCAGTGCTCGGTTGCATCAGAG GATGAATTCGGACCCTCAGGTTCATCTTCAAAAGATAGCAATTCAGAATGGGCTTCCGAGACGCACCTTCTGACTCGTGGAAAGGCATGGGCAATCTCCCTTACATTCAGAGCAGCAGCAAGTGAAGAAATTTTAAGGCATTGCTTTTCTTGCAATAGCAACGAGATGAATCAGAATCTTCTGTATCG TTCATCGATCCATGGGAAGGGCCTGAATAGGTTCTGGGCGAATGTAGATGGATATCATGGTCCGCTCCTAATTCTAATTTCTGCTTCTTGTGAGGATTCTCATCATGGTGACACGAGCGGCAAGAAATGGACCATAGGTGTAATTTTACAGCAAGGGTTTGAGAATAAGGATCAATTCTATGGAAACTCTGGGAATCTCTACTCGATAGATCCCGTCTTCAATGTCTTCTTACCCTCTG GAAAGGAGAATAATTTTGTTTACAGCCACTTGCATCCTTCGGGTAGGGTCTATGAACCTCGTCCTAAGCCTGTGGGGATCGCTTTTGGAGGAAGCATAGGGAATGAGAGAGTTTTTGTGGACCAAGATTTTGCAAGAGTAACTATTCGACATCACGCGGTTGATAAGACTTACAAACCGGGTCCCCTCTTCCCGAATCAG GGGTTTCTCCCTGTCGATGATTCGATATTAGAAGTGGAAGTTTGGGGATTGGGTGGAACAACGGCCAAGAAAGTGCAGACATCATACAAGAAAAGGGAAGAACTTTTCACGGAGCAACGGCGCAAG GTTGATTTGAAGACCTTTGCTAGCTGGGAAGACTCCCCggagaagatgatgatggaCATGGTTTCCGATCCCAACACAGTTCGGAGGGAGGACCGATGA
- the LOC116212785 gene encoding uncharacterized protein LOC116212785 isoform X3 has translation MLKFLSKVRIEFNALDPRIASCMEFLAQCNARKAKESNPACQVVVKRRTDDHPPQITVTFVNGVEEVFDATSTPAQNIRTMILEKGQFLETEQMFREGGEAWPVIIPEEELHQFAPGTKPRKAEEKKQ, from the exons ATGCTGAAGTTCCTGTCCAAGGTGAGGATCGAGTTCAACGCCCTCGACCCGCGCATCGCGTCGTGCATGGAGTTCTTGGCGCAGTGCAACGCCCGCAAGGCCAAGGAGTCCAACCCCGCCTGCCAGGTCGTTGTCAAGCGCCGCACCGACGACCACCCGCCCCAGATCACCGTTACCTTCGTCAACGGAGTAGAGGAGGTCTTCGACGCCACCTCCACCCCCGCTCAGAACATCCGGACCATGATCCTCGAGAAAGGTCAGTTCCTTGAGACCGAGCAGATGTTCCGCGAGGGCGGCGAGGCGTGGCCCGTCATCATCCCCGAGGAGGAGCTCCACCAGTTCGCCCCCGGCACTAAG CCTCGGAAAGCAGAGGAGAAGAAGCAGTAG
- the LOC116212785 gene encoding uncharacterized protein LOC116212785 isoform X1 gives MLKFLSKVRIEFNALDPRIASCMEFLAQCNARKAKESNPACQVVVKRRTDDHPPQITVTFVNGVEEVFDATSTPAQNIRTMILEKGQFLETEQMFREGGEAWPVIIPEEELHQFAPGTKHSLSKQIAFVITG, from the exons ATGCTGAAGTTCCTGTCCAAGGTGAGGATCGAGTTCAACGCCCTCGACCCGCGCATCGCGTCGTGCATGGAGTTCTTGGCGCAGTGCAACGCCCGCAAGGCCAAGGAGTCCAACCCCGCCTGCCAGGTCGTTGTCAAGCGCCGCACCGACGACCACCCGCCCCAGATCACCGTTACCTTCGTCAACGGAGTAGAGGAGGTCTTCGACGCCACCTCCACCCCCGCTCAGAACATCCGGACCATGATCCTCGAGAAAGGTCAGTTCCTTGAGACCGAGCAGATGTTCCGCGAGGGCGGCGAGGCGTGGCCCGTCATCATCCCCGAGGAGGAGCTCCACCAGTTCGCCCCCGGCACTAAG CATTCTCTCAGCAAACAGATCGCCTTTGTTATCACCGGTTAG
- the LOC116212785 gene encoding uncharacterized protein LOC116212785 isoform X5, whose amino-acid sequence MLKFLSKVRIEFNALDPRIASCMEFLAQCNARKAKESNPACQVVVKRRTDDHPPQITVTFVNGVEEVFDATSTPAQNIRTMILEKGQFLETEQMFREGGEAWPVIIPEEELHQFAPGTKIS is encoded by the exons ATGCTGAAGTTCCTGTCCAAGGTGAGGATCGAGTTCAACGCCCTCGACCCGCGCATCGCGTCGTGCATGGAGTTCTTGGCGCAGTGCAACGCCCGCAAGGCCAAGGAGTCCAACCCCGCCTGCCAGGTCGTTGTCAAGCGCCGCACCGACGACCACCCGCCCCAGATCACCGTTACCTTCGTCAACGGAGTAGAGGAGGTCTTCGACGCCACCTCCACCCCCGCTCAGAACATCCGGACCATGATCCTCGAGAAAGGTCAGTTCCTTGAGACCGAGCAGATGTTCCGCGAGGGCGGCGAGGCGTGGCCCGTCATCATCCCCGAGGAGGAGCTCCACCAGTTCGCCCCCGGCACTAAG ATCTCTTGA
- the LOC116212785 gene encoding uncharacterized protein LOC116212785 isoform X4: MLKFLSKVRIEFNALDPRIASCMEFLAQCNARKAKESNPACQVVVKRRTDDHPPQITVTFVNGVEEVFDATSTPAQNIRTMILEKGQFLETEQMFREGGEAWPVIIPEEELHQFAPGTKQTDHLC, translated from the exons ATGCTGAAGTTCCTGTCCAAGGTGAGGATCGAGTTCAACGCCCTCGACCCGCGCATCGCGTCGTGCATGGAGTTCTTGGCGCAGTGCAACGCCCGCAAGGCCAAGGAGTCCAACCCCGCCTGCCAGGTCGTTGTCAAGCGCCGCACCGACGACCACCCGCCCCAGATCACCGTTACCTTCGTCAACGGAGTAGAGGAGGTCTTCGACGCCACCTCCACCCCCGCTCAGAACATCCGGACCATGATCCTCGAGAAAGGTCAGTTCCTTGAGACCGAGCAGATGTTCCGCGAGGGCGGCGAGGCGTGGCCCGTCATCATCCCCGAGGAGGAGCTCCACCAGTTCGCCCCCGGCACTAAG CAAACAGATCACCTTTGTTAG
- the LOC116212785 gene encoding uncharacterized protein LOC116212785 isoform X2 → MLKFLSKVRIEFNALDPRIASCMEFLAQCNARKAKESNPACQVVVKRRTDDHPPQITVTFVNGVEEVFDATSTPAQNIRTMILEKGQFLETEQMFREGGEAWPVIIPEEELHQFAPGTKYHHGLLSEVLLS, encoded by the exons ATGCTGAAGTTCCTGTCCAAGGTGAGGATCGAGTTCAACGCCCTCGACCCGCGCATCGCGTCGTGCATGGAGTTCTTGGCGCAGTGCAACGCCCGCAAGGCCAAGGAGTCCAACCCCGCCTGCCAGGTCGTTGTCAAGCGCCGCACCGACGACCACCCGCCCCAGATCACCGTTACCTTCGTCAACGGAGTAGAGGAGGTCTTCGACGCCACCTCCACCCCCGCTCAGAACATCCGGACCATGATCCTCGAGAAAGGTCAGTTCCTTGAGACCGAGCAGATGTTCCGCGAGGGCGGCGAGGCGTGGCCCGTCATCATCCCCGAGGAGGAGCTCCACCAGTTCGCCCCCGGCACTAAG TATCACCATGGATTGTTATCAGAGGTCCTCTTGAGCTGA
- the LOC116214185 gene encoding zinc finger CCCH domain-containing protein 6: MRGFHKSKRVTWASDVNLCQVRLFLSEDAPFQINLGAQDHLQAKTSVASSHLAGPGSEDALPPGFEAPQPSYQYQIKLSEIPLIRWRCPKRFVLNHTWRVVAGEESLEVEVQSQREMRVLEAVYPRESSIPQNPAYAVESEEFSQSDLQIPSIPITPIEDEDVSADPSSSYGAPMISQPPLVAPGIPGPSKIADEKSGPEMPRGLEPDVAAAASAAFTAIMKSSEQGSSIDQNLLIHILSNPKMIEKLVTEYGTGAMNMWNTPEPVTAPAALSIPHPVTGAVSSSGPFYAQPNGPNPRFPQPTYSPAPPQPTVRPPPPPPPARDMNYYKNLIQQHGGERQEFVVPQYSNSRPEPASTNSSYNGPRLRDPKGKIMKPCIYFNSSRGCKNGANCSYQHDSSMQPRANSMGEVQNPKRMKLDREITGT, from the exons ATGCGGGGATTTCACAAATCGAAAAGGGTTACATGGGCTTCAGATGTTAACCTTTGTCAG GTGAGGCTATTCCTATCAGAAGATGCTCCTTTCCAAATCAACTTGGGTGCTCAAGACCATCTTCAGGCAAAGACATCAGTGGCATCATCACATTTAGCGGGACCTGGCTCTGAAGATGCCCTGCCTCCAGGCTTTGAAGCACCTCAACCTTCCTATCAGTATCAGATTAAGTTGTCTGAGATCCCTCTCATCCGTTGGAGATGTCCTAAAAGG TTTGTTCTAAATCATACATGGCGAGTGGTGGCGGGGGAAGAAAGTCTGGAAGTGGAGGTTCAAAGCCAGAGGGAGATGAGAGTTCTCGAAGCGGTTTACCCTCGAGAATCTTCTATACCTCAAAA TCCTGCTTATGCGGTTGAGTCGGAAGAGTTTAGTCAGTCCGACCTGCAAATTCCATCAATACCCATCACTCCCATTGAGGATGAAGATGTGTCAGCAGATCCATCATCCAGTTATGGTGCTCCGATGATATCACAGCCTCCTTTAGTGGCTCCTGGAATTCCTGGGCCATCTAAGATTGCTGATGAGAAATCGGGCCCCGAAATGCCTCGTGGGCTAGAGCCAGATGTAGCAGCTGCTGCTTCCGCTGCCTTTACAGCAATAATGAAGAGCAGCGAGCAGGGAAGCTCTATTGACCAGAACTTGCTGATCCATATCCTCAGTAATCCAAAAATGATCGAGAAATTGGTCACTGAATATGGTACCGGTGCCATGAATATGTGGAATACGCCTGAGCCAGTCACAGCTCCGGCAGCTTTATCCATCCCTCACCCAGTGACAGGAGCAGTTTCTTCAAGCGGACCTTTTTATGCTCAACCCAATGGGCCTAACCCACGGTTCCCTCAGCCAACCTATTCTCCAGCTCCCCCCCAGCCCACTGTAAGaccgcctcctcctcctcctccagcAAGAGACATGAACTACTACAAGAACCTGATCCAGCAACATGGAGGAGAGAGACAAGAGTTTGTCGTCCCTCAGTACAGCAACAGCCGTCCCGAACCAGCAAGCACTAACAGTTCTTACAATGGTCCGAGGCTGAGGGACCCTAAGGGCAAGATTATGAAGccctgcatatattttaaCAGCTCGAGGGGTTGTAAGAATGGCGCAAACTGTTCCTACCAGCATGATAGCTCGATGCAGCCCCGGGCAAATAGCATGGGAGAGGTCCAGAATCCGAAGAGGATGAAGTTAGATAGGGAGATCACAGGTACATAG